One Tolypothrix bouteillei VB521301 DNA window includes the following coding sequences:
- a CDS encoding efflux RND transporter permease subunit, with amino-acid sequence MNFIETAVRWRHGTFVLFCLLALFGVLSLLNLPLELQPGGDRPEITITTSYPGAAPSEVEDLITRPIEERMEEVLGVQEITSSSRAGTSSITLEFTWNSDVNERLVDVINKLQQVQDLPEEANESDVELVGGNNSPMMWVALTPKPGFRSDPDRYRDLVEETIVPRLRRVEGVGQFNIPGGREREVEVRVDPKALADRNLTIGDVVRVLRENNRDIRGGPLVLGRREYRVRTVSRSQRLEQIEGFILRRDNSGTIYLRDVAQVQMGRKPLESALIFNNNSTVAMGIIRRVGANVPEVSKGIRATLAELEQQFDRAGEGIRFVYNYDENEYINQSVALVQGNLVSGALLATIVLVLFLGSMRTVAVIALTIPTTLVTVFIVMAMLGRSLNIISLAGLAFAVGMVVDNAIVVIENVFTHMQRGKTPMKAAIEGTQEVWGAMLGSTLTNVVVFFPLVLVQGEAGQLFADMAIALSCSSLFSLFAALTLVPMLSGLFLKQSEAMQMLQDDSSLLTDRRSQSTLNNQRSNRNFFAKIEYAVFYTSAIFRLLQGKLESFLTSTVSWSLGRRRLGRRLFVLSIPIALLVTSIFLLPPADYLPEGNRNLVFWIAEPLPGTSVEEAIRISEPARNFLRAQPEVQNVLFIERPGRRGIAATLKPEFATSSGLAEMVERMRSQSNSFVGYRFLIPTRFSIFQDPGKEFEIQIVGSDLEQLSELEKQVTTKLRDYTGVRNVRTNFVAGSAELQVVPNRERLSEVGLSEAEVGTMVEAALGGRIASDFIDGKEELDVSVELKNTFVQTPEQLRQLPIYTTRGQQVQLSDVAQVNETTGFDVINHVDLERSITLTVSLAPDAPLGALVERTNNEILEPIRASLPGGYRIELAGSADRLAETVSQLAAAFVLSLLITYLLLVALYRSFLYPVVIMATIPMGMSGALLSLVVANRIPGLIVPLDMITALGFIILTGVVVNNAILLVDRALQLQQDEGQDYDASLYNATRDRLRAIFMSAGTSVLGMLPLAVVPGQGAELYQGLGVVLTGGLAFSTILTPTVVPALMGLLRDLSGRKPSSPSSGQQLRESVVASNNSKVGV; translated from the coding sequence ATGAACTTCATAGAAACTGCTGTTCGGTGGCGTCACGGTACTTTTGTACTCTTTTGTCTGCTGGCGCTTTTTGGCGTGCTTTCGCTGTTAAATTTACCTTTAGAATTACAACCGGGAGGCGATCGCCCGGAAATTACCATCACTACCTCATACCCCGGTGCAGCCCCCTCAGAAGTAGAAGACCTCATTACCCGACCTATTGAGGAACGGATGGAGGAAGTTTTGGGGGTACAGGAAATTACAAGTAGTTCTCGTGCGGGAACTAGCAGCATCACTTTAGAGTTCACATGGAACAGTGATGTTAACGAGCGCCTTGTGGATGTTATCAACAAATTGCAGCAAGTACAAGACCTTCCAGAAGAAGCCAATGAATCAGATGTGGAGCTCGTAGGGGGTAACAATTCACCAATGATGTGGGTTGCTCTGACTCCCAAACCCGGTTTCAGAAGCGACCCCGATCGTTATCGCGACCTTGTAGAAGAGACTATAGTACCTCGACTGCGGCGAGTTGAAGGGGTAGGACAGTTTAATATTCCCGGAGGAAGAGAGCGGGAAGTTGAGGTCAGAGTTGATCCTAAAGCCCTTGCCGATCGCAATCTCACTATTGGTGATGTTGTTCGAGTTTTGCGAGAGAACAACAGAGATATCCGAGGCGGTCCCTTAGTTCTCGGTAGGCGAGAATATCGAGTTCGTACCGTGAGCCGTTCCCAGCGACTCGAGCAAATCGAGGGATTTATCCTGCGAAGAGACAATTCAGGTACGATCTACTTGCGAGATGTCGCACAAGTACAGATGGGTCGCAAGCCCCTAGAGAGCGCCCTGATATTTAACAACAATTCTACAGTTGCCATGGGCATTATCCGGCGAGTAGGAGCAAACGTGCCGGAAGTTTCTAAGGGAATTCGAGCAACACTAGCAGAATTGGAACAGCAATTTGACCGTGCTGGTGAAGGGATTCGTTTTGTCTACAACTACGATGAGAACGAATATATCAATCAATCGGTTGCTCTAGTACAGGGTAACTTGGTGAGCGGTGCATTGCTAGCAACAATAGTTCTCGTTCTGTTTCTCGGTTCCATGCGAACAGTTGCAGTGATTGCGCTGACCATTCCTACCACACTGGTGACAGTATTTATTGTGATGGCAATGTTGGGGCGATCGCTCAACATTATTAGTTTAGCTGGGTTAGCGTTTGCTGTGGGGATGGTGGTAGATAATGCCATTGTTGTCATTGAGAACGTCTTCACTCACATGCAACGGGGCAAAACCCCCATGAAAGCTGCTATTGAAGGAACGCAGGAAGTTTGGGGTGCAATGCTGGGTTCTACTCTCACAAACGTGGTGGTGTTCTTTCCCCTAGTGTTAGTTCAAGGCGAAGCCGGACAATTGTTTGCTGACATGGCGATCGCTCTTTCCTGTTCTTCTTTGTTCTCCCTTTTTGCAGCCCTAACTCTTGTACCCATGCTCTCTGGATTGTTCCTCAAACAGTCAGAAGCCATGCAAATGCTACAGGATGACAGTTCGCTCTTAACCGATCGGCGATCGCAGTCAACGCTCAACAATCAACGGTCAAACCGCAACTTTTTTGCCAAAATTGAATATGCTGTATTTTACACATCAGCTATCTTTCGCCTCCTACAAGGCAAATTAGAATCTTTCTTAACATCTACTGTAAGTTGGTCATTAGGGCGGAGAAGATTGGGAAGAAGGCTGTTTGTTTTATCGATTCCAATTGCTCTATTGGTAACAAGTATTTTCCTACTACCACCTGCTGACTATTTGCCTGAAGGAAACCGCAACTTAGTGTTTTGGATAGCAGAACCGCTCCCCGGTACAAGTGTTGAAGAAGCCATTCGCATCTCAGAACCAGCAAGAAATTTTCTCAGAGCACAACCAGAAGTTCAGAACGTCTTATTTATTGAGCGTCCCGGAAGACGAGGAATTGCTGCAACTTTAAAACCAGAATTTGCCACAAGCAGTGGATTGGCTGAAATGGTAGAGCGCATGAGGTCTCAAAGTAATAGCTTTGTAGGCTATCGCTTCTTGATTCCAACTCGGTTCTCCATCTTTCAAGATCCGGGAAAGGAGTTTGAAATCCAAATTGTTGGTTCCGATCTCGAACAATTGAGCGAGTTGGAAAAACAAGTTACAACAAAATTGCGAGATTATACAGGGGTTCGTAATGTCCGTACCAACTTTGTTGCTGGATCTGCGGAGCTTCAAGTTGTTCCCAATCGAGAAAGATTATCTGAGGTAGGTTTATCTGAAGCTGAAGTTGGAACAATGGTAGAAGCTGCATTGGGCGGTCGTATTGCTTCAGATTTTATTGATGGTAAAGAAGAGCTAGATGTATCGGTAGAGTTAAAGAATACTTTTGTGCAGACACCAGAACAACTGCGCCAACTCCCCATTTATACAACTCGCGGTCAACAAGTACAGCTGAGTGATGTTGCACAAGTGAATGAGACAACAGGGTTTGACGTGATTAACCATGTGGACTTAGAGCGTTCCATTACCCTAACGGTATCCCTTGCACCAGATGCACCTCTTGGCGCTTTAGTAGAGAGAACCAATAATGAAATATTAGAACCCATACGAGCTAGTTTACCTGGTGGGTATCGTATAGAACTTGCTGGTTCTGCTGATAGATTGGCAGAAACAGTTTCTCAGTTAGCAGCTGCTTTTGTACTTTCGTTATTGATTACGTACCTGTTGTTGGTAGCACTGTATCGCTCTTTCCTTTACCCAGTTGTCATTATGGCAACCATACCCATGGGGATGAGCGGTGCATTGTTGAGTTTGGTCGTTGCCAATCGCATTCCCGGTTTGATTGTACCTCTGGATATGATTACAGCACTGGGCTTTATTATTCTTACGGGTGTCGTCGTGAACAACGCGATTTTGCTGGTAGACAGGGCATTGCAGTTGCAGCAAGACGAGGGGCAAGATTACGATGCTTCTTTGTACAATGCGACACGCGATCGCCTGCGAGCTATCTTCATGTCAGCAGGAACCAGCGTGCTAGGTATGTTACCCCTAGCAGTCGTACCAGGTCAAGGTGCAGAACTGTAT
- a CDS encoding efflux RND transporter periplasmic adaptor subunit, giving the protein MKTFEPEVTTTDNKPDTPGQPDPKSARPKKNWLWIVLVLSFTTSGIALWRVFSPPTVAPKPTAKTPPPRPVEVVQLSPGTGTRRIQLLGQVESTQQATIRAQTSGVIRQVLVQPGDRVTPGMTVAILDDTDQRLAISQAQAQLAQQRSNLARLEVGTRPEIVAQRQAALSSAVAREKEAQDNLQRSTDLVQQGALAKRLLVEAQAALDNAKGERLAAEATLAEAKAGPTREEIDAQRANVAAATAAVNQARLALQRTRIQALSGGVVQQRLVSSGDLVQSGGQIVSLVAGDRLDIFLELPEELSGRVTPGNTVELSTRALPQWRGRARITGVVPAADTASRRQRVRVRLNNPPSGLLPGMAVTGNLELPANTPSFVVSRDAITRRQNQWLVFTVANGKAKQYGVELVTDMGEKVAISHPQLRAGQPIVLKGGDGLSDGAAVKVMER; this is encoded by the coding sequence ATGAAAACTTTTGAACCTGAAGTTACTACTACAGATAATAAACCAGACACTCCCGGACAACCAGACCCAAAGTCTGCTCGTCCTAAAAAAAACTGGCTTTGGATAGTGCTAGTACTTTCATTCACAACATCTGGTATTGCGCTTTGGCGAGTGTTCTCTCCGCCAACTGTTGCACCCAAACCAACAGCTAAAACACCACCGCCCCGTCCCGTAGAGGTTGTACAACTCTCTCCAGGGACTGGAACAAGACGCATTCAGCTTTTAGGTCAAGTAGAATCTACCCAACAAGCAACTATTAGAGCACAGACAAGCGGTGTGATTCGACAAGTTTTGGTGCAACCTGGCGATCGCGTCACTCCCGGAATGACTGTGGCTATATTAGATGATACCGACCAGCGCTTGGCAATTTCACAAGCACAAGCACAGCTAGCACAACAGCGCAGCAATCTAGCAAGACTGGAAGTAGGGACTCGTCCTGAGATTGTTGCTCAGCGTCAAGCAGCCTTAAGTTCTGCTGTAGCACGGGAAAAAGAAGCACAAGATAACTTACAACGTTCCACCGACCTCGTGCAACAAGGAGCTCTTGCTAAAAGATTGTTAGTAGAAGCTCAAGCCGCATTGGATAATGCAAAGGGCGAACGGCTAGCCGCAGAAGCAACTTTAGCAGAAGCAAAAGCAGGTCCCACCCGTGAAGAAATTGACGCGCAACGCGCTAACGTAGCCGCCGCCACTGCAGCTGTCAATCAGGCTCGACTTGCCTTGCAAAGAACCCGTATTCAAGCACTCTCAGGAGGCGTCGTACAACAAAGATTGGTGAGTTCTGGCGATTTAGTACAGAGTGGCGGTCAAATTGTCAGCTTGGTAGCAGGAGATAGACTTGATATCTTCTTAGAATTGCCAGAAGAACTTAGTGGTAGAGTGACGCCAGGAAATACGGTAGAACTATCAACTCGGGCTTTACCTCAATGGCGGGGTCGCGCTCGGATAACAGGAGTCGTTCCCGCAGCCGATACAGCATCAAGACGCCAGCGGGTGAGAGTACGGTTGAACAATCCGCCTTCTGGCTTGTTACCGGGAATGGCAGTGACAGGAAATTTAGAATTACCAGCAAATACACCGAGCTTTGTTGTCTCTCGCGATGCCATAACACGGCGACAAAACCAGTGGCTTGTTTTTACAGTTGCTAATGGTAAAGCCAAGCAGTATGGGGTGGAACTGGTGACTGACATGGGAGAAAAAGTTGCGATTTCTCATCCACAACTGAGAGCCGGACAACCCATTGTGTTAAAAGGTGGGGATGGTCTGAGTGATGGTGCAGCTGTAAAGGTTATGGAGCGATAA
- a CDS encoding SAM-dependent methyltransferase, protein MRSALLLSFGQSRSFFKVFLTTVSVSSLLLASCSPQSVSSQEKSETSSSAIEVQQSSPTTETAQKQPDVVYVPTPPEVVDKMLEVAKVTKNDVLYDLGSGDGRIPITAAKKFGTRGIGIDIDPERIKEANENAKKAGVTDKVTFRQQDLFTTDFSEATVVTLYLLPELNVKLRPQLFKQLKPGTRIVSHAFDMGDWKPEKTLQVDGRTVYFWTIPAKSTTNPQENPSS, encoded by the coding sequence ATGCGCTCAGCTTTGCTGCTGTCTTTTGGACAATCGCGATCGTTCTTCAAAGTCTTCTTAACAACCGTTAGTGTCAGCAGCCTGTTACTAGCTAGTTGTAGCCCGCAATCCGTTAGTTCTCAAGAAAAAAGCGAAACCTCTTCTTCTGCTATTGAAGTTCAGCAGTCCTCTCCCACAACTGAAACAGCACAAAAGCAACCTGATGTGGTCTATGTACCGACACCACCAGAAGTCGTAGATAAAATGCTGGAAGTCGCCAAGGTAACTAAAAATGACGTTCTGTATGACCTTGGCAGTGGTGATGGACGAATTCCCATTACCGCCGCCAAAAAATTTGGCACCAGAGGCATTGGTATAGATATTGACCCAGAACGGATCAAAGAGGCTAACGAGAACGCGAAAAAGGCAGGAGTCACCGACAAAGTAACGTTCCGCCAACAAGACCTTTTTACCACTGACTTTAGTGAAGCAACAGTGGTAACTCTTTACTTGTTACCCGAACTGAATGTTAAGTTAAGACCTCAGTTGTTTAAGCAACTCAAACCCGGTACGCGAATTGTATCTCATGCCTTCGATATGGGTGACTGGAAACCAGAGAAGACATTGCAAGTAGACGGTAGAACCGTTTACTTCTGGACAATTCCAGCTAAAAGCACAACTAACCCCCAAGAAAATCCTAGCAGTTAG
- a CDS encoding APC family permease, protein MVTKVSAPKPTLSTIDAIALIVGMVVGAGIFQTPALVAGNTANTGVALFVWLLGGAMSFIGALCYAELTTAYPHVGGTYHYLLRAFGKIPAFLFAWARMTVIQTGSIVLMAFVFGDYASQLLRLGEYSSAIYAAGVVLCLTGLNVLGVQQGKRAQNWLTIAKVLGLLLVVIFGTAFAQPVEVSNPTAAPPQTQLGLAMVFVLLTYGGWNEAAYISAEVRQGKRNMVRVLLGSIALITAIYVLINFAYLHGLGLTGLAGSEAPAADLMRRAVGENGARFVSVIVAVSALGAANATIFTGARTNYALGQDFSIFGFMGRWQERGSTPINALLVQGAISVGLVILGAVTRKGFATMVDYTAPVFWFFFLLSGIALLVLRSREPNVPRPFRVPAYPLIPLLFCIICGYLLYSSVTYAGIGGSIGVVVLLTGIPLLFFNRKRSTSTNL, encoded by the coding sequence ATGGTAACAAAAGTATCAGCGCCAAAACCTACACTCTCAACCATTGATGCGATCGCCTTGATTGTAGGTATGGTTGTAGGTGCAGGCATCTTTCAAACCCCAGCCTTAGTGGCGGGAAATACAGCAAATACAGGAGTTGCACTGTTCGTGTGGTTACTTGGTGGGGCGATGTCCTTCATAGGTGCGCTTTGCTACGCGGAATTGACAACAGCCTATCCCCATGTTGGTGGAACATATCATTACTTGTTGCGTGCTTTTGGTAAAATTCCCGCGTTTCTTTTTGCTTGGGCAAGAATGACTGTTATCCAAACAGGTTCCATTGTTCTCATGGCGTTTGTATTTGGAGATTATGCTTCACAATTGCTCCGTTTGGGAGAATACTCTTCAGCAATTTACGCCGCCGGGGTAGTCCTTTGTCTTACAGGTTTAAACGTTCTTGGGGTGCAGCAAGGCAAGCGGGCGCAAAACTGGCTCACAATAGCAAAAGTTTTGGGCTTGCTACTTGTTGTCATTTTTGGTACTGCTTTCGCTCAGCCTGTAGAAGTGAGTAATCCAACAGCTGCACCTCCCCAAACGCAATTAGGGTTGGCAATGGTCTTTGTACTCCTGACCTATGGTGGGTGGAATGAAGCAGCCTACATTTCAGCAGAAGTACGCCAAGGCAAACGCAACATGGTACGGGTGCTACTGGGCAGTATTGCTCTCATCACAGCGATCTACGTATTGATTAATTTCGCATATCTACATGGTTTGGGATTGACAGGCTTGGCAGGATCGGAAGCACCTGCAGCTGATTTGATGCGTCGCGCTGTAGGAGAAAATGGCGCAAGGTTTGTGAGTGTTATCGTTGCTGTCTCAGCTTTAGGTGCTGCCAATGCAACTATTTTTACTGGGGCACGGACTAACTATGCCTTAGGACAGGACTTTTCCATATTTGGCTTTATGGGAAGGTGGCAGGAGCGCGGAAGTACCCCAATTAATGCTTTATTAGTTCAAGGGGCAATTTCTGTAGGGCTAGTCATACTTGGTGCTGTAACGCGCAAAGGATTTGCAACAATGGTAGACTATACAGCTCCAGTGTTTTGGTTCTTTTTTCTGCTGTCTGGAATTGCACTGCTTGTCCTGCGTTCTCGAGAACCAAATGTACCCCGTCCGTTTCGCGTACCAGCTTATCCCTTAATACCGTTGCTATTTTGCATCATTTGTGGTTATCTACTTTACTCAAGCGTAACTTACGCAGGTATTGGAGGCAGCATTGGAGTCGTAGTCCTATTAACGGGTATTCCTTTGCTGTTTTTTAACCGCAAACGTTCTACTTCCACAAACTTGTAA
- a CDS encoding cytochrome b, whose product MSLHWVMASSYLVLFVTGSFMARLPRELLFRNSLYDFHKSIAVLTMALLTLRIFILLRVWWNKYTKRPPKFSKQWLKTVSLHTSLYIFMWAVPVTGFFLSNSYKNNNVKFFGFVLPDLFPQNSELVSLGRSSHFWVAYTFLAFILLHTASQWKVVRANCRRFLNFLKNQQAIGD is encoded by the coding sequence ATGTCTTTGCATTGGGTCATGGCAAGTAGCTATTTAGTGCTATTTGTCACTGGTTCGTTTATGGCAAGATTACCGAGAGAACTGTTGTTCCGAAATTCTCTCTACGATTTTCATAAATCTATTGCAGTTCTAACGATGGCATTGTTGACTTTACGAATATTTATTCTGCTGCGGGTTTGGTGGAACAAGTACACAAAGCGCCCCCCAAAGTTCAGCAAACAATGGTTGAAAACAGTCTCCCTCCACACCAGCCTTTATATTTTTATGTGGGCGGTTCCCGTAACTGGTTTTTTTCTTTCTAACTCATACAAAAATAATAATGTCAAATTTTTTGGTTTCGTGTTACCAGACTTGTTCCCACAAAATTCCGAACTTGTCAGTTTAGGAAGAAGTTCGCATTTTTGGGTTGCTTACACATTTTTAGCATTTATCCTTTTACATACTGCGAGCCAGTGGAAAGTTGTGAGAGCGAACTGTCGCAGGTTTTTGAACTTTTTGAAAAATCAACAAGCGATTGGGGATTGA